DNA sequence from the Lysobacterales bacterium genome:
CATGCCCATGCCGCGCACATCGACGATCCGGATGCCGTCGATGCGTTCCATGGGCCGCACCGACTGCTCGATGATCTCAGGCAGGCGGCGCAGCAGCTCGAGGCGGATCTCCAGGGCCACCTGTTCGTCGCTCAGGGCGTTGCGGGCCTGGTTGATGGCACGCTGGCCCTCCGCCTCGACCCGGTAGCGTTCCTCGTCGGCCTGTGCGCGGATGCGCACGGCATCGGCCTCGCCGGTGGCCGCCACGCGCAGGGCCTCGGCACGGTCGTCGGACGCCTTCTTGTCCGCTTCGGCCGCGACCATGATGGCGATCGCCTCCTGTTCGGCCTGCTCGCGCGCCTGCACCAACCGCACCGCCTTGGAGCGCTCGGCCACCGCCGTCTCGCGGACCTTCTTGACCTCTTCCTCGGCGGCGACGGCCTTGGCGAGCGCAGTGTCGGCGTCGGCCTTGGCCGCCGACTCCTCCTGCGACTTGTGCGAGACCGCGATCTCGCGTTCCTGGTCGGCGATGCGCACCGCGCGCTCGCGTTCGATCTCCCGCTGCTCGATCAGGCGGCGCTTCTCGATCTCGGCCTCGGCGATCGCCCGGTCCGAGGCGATCTTGGCCTGCTCGGCCTCGCGGTGGCGCTCCGCCTCCTGCTGGGCGATGGTCGCCGCCGCCTCGGCGGCGCGCACCTTGACCTCCTGGTCCTGCAGCAGGCGCGCGTATTCCTGGTCCCGGGCGATCTCCAGCGACTGCCGCTCGGTCTGCAGGTTCTTCATCTCGATCTGGATCTTGGTGTCGCGCTCGATGTCGTTGCGCTGCTTGCGGCGCAGCTCGATCTCCTGGGTGAGCTTGGTCAGGCCCTGGGCGTCGAAGGCGTTCTGCGGGTTGAAGAAGTCCGCAGCGGTCTGGTCGAGGCCGGTCAGCGACACCGACTCCAGCTCCAGGCCGTTCTTGAGCAGGTCCTCGGCGACCGCGACCTGCACCTTCTGGGCGAAGTCGACGCGGTTCTCGTGCAGGCCTTCCATGGTCATGCCGGCCGCCACCGCGCGCAGGGCATCGACGAACTTGCCCTCGACCAGCTCCTTGAGCGCCGCCGGCTCCATGGTGCGGCGGCCCAGCGTCTGCGCCGCGGTCGAGATCGCCGCGGCATCCGGCTTGACGCGCACGTAGAACTCGGCCTGCACGTCGACGCGCATGCGGTCGTGG
Encoded proteins:
- a CDS encoding flotillin family protein, with the translated sequence MDLNIPYMGVIVPAVIILIALFALGLVFARLYHRASKEIAFVRTGLGGERVVRDGGALVLPVLHETIPVNMNTLKLEVLRAREAALITHDRMRVDVQAEFYVRVKPDAAAISTAAQTLGRRTMEPAALKELVEGKFVDALRAVAAGMTMEGLHENRVDFAQKVQVAVAEDLLKNGLELESVSLTGLDQTAADFFNPQNAFDAQGLTKLTQEIELRRKQRNDIERDTKIQIEMKNLQTERQSLEIARDQEYARLLQDQEVKVRAAEAAATIAQQEAERHREAEQAKIASDRAIAEAEIEKRRLIEQREIERERAVRIADQEREIAVSHKSQEESAAKADADTALAKAVAAEEEVKKVRETAVAERSKAVRLVQAREQAEQEAIAIMVAAEADKKASDDRAEALRVAATGEADAVRIRAQADEERYRVEAEGQRAINQARNALSDEQVALEIRLELLRRLPEIIEQSVRPMERIDGIRIVDVRGMGMGTGAAGEGGGSGGNGNLAGSVVDHALRYRAQRPLVDALLREVGLSDLGDLNGLLGAGRAPASGTGEGGADDAGSEDGEAGKVD